The following DNA comes from Pleuronectes platessa chromosome 9, fPlePla1.1, whole genome shotgun sequence.
GAGCACACACTGACGGGTACAAGCAAGGCTGTGAAGAGACCTTTGGCATTTGTTGTTTCAACCCTGATGAAGCTGATTTATAAGTTTTGTTTCTCATTATTCTCAGGTCTGCGCTTTGACACCCGGTACATGACGTTCAGAGTGAGAGCTTGTAACAAGGCCGTGGCAGGAGAGTTCTCTGAGCCAGTTACTCTAGAAACTCATGGTGAGAATACAAGGCATACACAGCAGGTTCATTCACAGCAAGTCACGAGCATTTAagagttttattcattttataagTTAATAAAAAGTTTGCTTACTGCTCGGTTTCCAGCCTTCACCTTCAAACTGGACTCTGGTTCGGCTCATCAGAACCTAAAGATTGAGGACTTGAGTGTGGAGTGGGACAGCGGCGGAGGAAAGATCCAGGACATCCGCAAAGAGAAGAACCGAACCAACTCCCCTATGCATTCTCCAGCCAGGTTTGTATTGATGATGACTGCAAGGTCCTTAAACCATGTCAATGATGTCATTATGAATGAATCTGAGTCTCTACCCTGATGTCTCGTCTATAATCAGGTCAGCACTCATGTCTCCCAAAAGAGCACCGACTGCCCGTCCAGGCAGAGACCGGTTCACGGCAGAGTCCTACACAGTGCTGGGTAAGatcttattttttttcagtGCTCGATGTTCATAAGCACAACTCTTAATCTACTTAATATTGATAATGTAATTCCTGACCTGTATTATCTGGGCTTATGCCTCATTACAGCTGACACCATGATCGATGCCGGCCAACAGTACTGGGAAGTGCGGTTTGACAAGGAGAGCAAGGCCTTTGCTGTCGGGGTGGCCCTGCGGACCCTCGGTCGATTTGACCAGTTGGGGAAAAGCAACGCCTCCTGGTGCATCCATCTgaacaactggctgcagcaGAGCCTCACAGCCAAGCACAACAACAAGGCTCGAACACTGGACTGTCCGATCCCAAGCAAGATAGGAGTCTATGTCAACTACGAAGAAGGTAAGATAATACAATTCACATAGTTGGTGATTGATCATAGACAGAATCATTACTGGTCTATTGACCTGTGGGGTTTTAGTGATTCTCTCTCCAGAGCAGACATTTCAGTTTGTCACTGATGCTgaacaaagaaaatacagattACAGTTATTCACTTTAACTCTGCGTTAAAAAGCCACTTATAAATACTGCAGGGCAaatgatttatttgtctgtgcTTTATTATTAAGATAGTTCATCCCTGCAGACAGAACATTTATCATCGGCCGATTTTCTCCCTGATTGTTTCATTGCTGTTGTAGTTTCATAACCAGTGAAAATCTACTTGTAGGGCCTTTAATTTTAAGACATCACTCCAGGCCCGTTTATAGAAACattcaataaagtaaaataaacagtaaattGAATATTTGTAGAAATAATTGACAATCAACAATCAAAAGAATTTTCATTGCTGTCCATTTTTATTGAAGTACATGAGTGTGATTTGCCTTCTTCGCTCTCTCCAGGTGCTCTGTCTTTCTACAATGCCAAAACTAAGCAGCTGATGCACACCTTCAAAACCAAGTTCACACAGCCAGTTATACCGGCTTTCATGGTGAGAAATGTTTCATTAGAAGCCTCTGTGCTCTCAAACCATCATCCTGTGACCTCTGTGTTATCAATCTGGCTGTCACTttgctgccccctgcaggtgtGGAATGGCAGTTTCTCAGTGGTGACGGGCCTGCAGGTTCCCAGCATGGTGCAAAGCGGTCAGAGGAGGAACAGTGGCACCAGCAGCTCCAACGCCAGCCTCACCTAGGCCCATCCAGTCGGCAGCTCGATGCTACACCACCTCGATCTCATCGCTGTCACCTGCTGCAGATCATCATCATCCCTGCCATGACGCCTGTCAAAGCCATATCATGGAAGAGTTACATCACTGGGGTGCGATGGTTTAGCCTGTTTCTCATGTCCGCGCATGACAACATAAATGTTTTTGGGAACGAGTTAGTCATCTGGGCCCTCAGTGATATAATCCTTCATATTTGTGACTCTGGCTGTTGTGGTTGCTTGGGACACATTAGGTGTAGTCGTACTAGTTTGTCACTCTTTACACATTCAATTAGCACTGTCCCACTGCTGCTAGAGCAAAGATTTAGCGCTGGCCGCtgcccttccttccttccttccttcctttctgtctttctttccatCACCAAAACTATCAGTTGTACTGTCATGCAGCTAGCTGCAGGTGCAGGGTCCAGCCCTGTCCTGTCCGCTCTCTCCCTGTGCCTTCTTTGTCATTTCCAAACTGATTGGCCAGATCAGGTAATCTAATCCGCATCATCATGCTAATATTTCACTGCAAGATCTGGTCTCCATATTTCAGTTTAAAACAATGtattgtgtcagtgtcagtaTATCCTATGTAACTTAGTGGTAAATATCATCTACTGAATCTGCCTCTATTCATCATCCAATCTATGTAATCCAAATAACAAGCTGCTGTTAGACAGAGCTGCTAAGTAGAATGTAGTTCATCACTCAATCAGGATTTATTCTACTTTTCCAGCAACTAATGGATCTTGAGAAATGAACCACACACTTAATAGGGTTGTTGTAGTTGAATTCTTGCCATGGCATGAAGACTTATAAGTATTTACTGCATTTCATTTTGTAGTCAGGACCCACACTGCGTATAAGAAACTGGATCCTTCAGCCTTCTGCTCAGGTTCAAATGAGTCGGTGTTGAGCTTCGTCTGACAGAGGGAGTTTTCCTCATTCTAACGTCTTGAAGTGGCATCAGCCGTCAGACAGGGCTTCAGGAATTTGGAAATGACTGTACTGTATTCATTGTAATCACCTGGCTTGCACCCTAATGCTTGTATGTATAGTATGTATGTGTCTATACCTAATAACACCACTTAATCTGCAGAGAGATCCAGCTAATGAGTCGCTGGTGTGTCTGTCGTCCCAGAATAACAAATAGCTTTCCAGTAGCTACAGCTAACATACTGTGGTGTGAGGATTAGCATGGTTTGGGATCCACCTGGGCTAGAAGGGAAAGTGGTGGCCTCTTGAAATTTTTTACTGATGTTACTGATCCTTACATGTGCACTCTGAGTAGAGTCCATGTCATACAACACATGGGAAAAGTTTCACTTTGCCCTCTTGCCCTTTGGTCCCCCGAATGCATCTCCTGAATAACTGTAGCCTGCAATGTTTTAAGAAGCATCCAGCTGAGATTTATGTTACCTTTATTTCACGTGTGGACAAAAAGTCACAGTTTATTGTAAATAGTTTCAATTTTTCCACTATAATGTATCAGCCATTGAGGTAATAAAGGAGTGAGATCACTTTGCTCACAGacttcatttttttaaaagaggaaaGTAAACTTTAAAGAAGAGGTGCAACGAGAAAGTAGAGCAGCTACAGGAGATTGAAAACAGCCTTATTTCCAACTTCTGCCtcacacattttaaagtcaCTTGTTCAACTGTCcggtttgatgtgatgaaagcaaTCAAAGCTACAAAATGAGCTGACTTCACTGATAAACTATTCACTTAAATAAGGCAAGAAATCAGCAGCTCATCTCTGGGAATCTGTCTCTACTCCTATAAAGAGAGTCATTTTGAGAGAAACACTAAACATGTATTTACATAGAAACGTGACGAGCCTACGAGACAGAACATCCTGTCCGTAGTTGTttaaaaaactataaaagtgTACATGGTAATGACATTTACAAAATGAAccaaaaaacaacactgattAGGAAAATATGGTGAAGATAATGTGACAGGTACATCCCTCTTTACAGTCCATTAATTTGCTAATGCGTGTTAGAGAACGGTGAATCAATAAAGTGTTAATCTTCAGGGAGGCCTCACTACTGACAGGCAGCCAGCGAGAagtaggaggaggaagaggagcagtaccacggagcagaggaggaagaagtcaTTCATGTGCAAATTCCAGTCGTCTCTGTTCCCCCGTGTCAGTTCATCGTGCCGGGACAGACCGGGAGGTGGCTCCTTTTTCATGTGAGTGGAGGCTTCCAGAGACTCCCACCAGGAACTTTCACTCCAAACACTTTGCCCTCTGCTCAAACTTGAGTTTCAGCTCTGATATCGCTGCGAGAGAAAACAGAGCACATCAGACGATGAGCTTGAatagtaaatcaaatcaaaaacattttatttttaaagctcaTATTCGCAATTCACAATTTACCTCACActcaacaaaaaaggaaaaaacgttAGAGAGGGCATACATATGCTGCTTGCCTGCTGAATTTACCCCAATCAGACAATGCAAACTTTTTATATTGTAATAATTCCATTTCATAATGATGTCATCCTGAGGTAAATTAAGTGAATTATGATTGGTTCTTCTAAATAAGATGTAAATCCTGTTTCTAATCTTACTTGTTGCAAAAGCTTTTAAATACTAGCATGTatcattttctgacttcatagtgaggtcatgatgatgtcattccCTTACTGTCATGAATAATATTTCAATCCATACAAGCTTTAGTCGATAAGATGCAGAAATACCcacaatacaaatacattttttaacaatGCATGACATCATTTTCTTacttcattgtgttttcttcatgATGTCAGTTGTATAACATGATGTGTTGTGGAATTATTTTCTGATCAACATTAGCTTTAGATTGTTTATTTCCCAATAAGTTTGGTGAAAATCCTTCCGTGCATTGTtattttcaacacacacacagacatgggcAAAAAATTACACTCTGCTCGTGCTGCTGCTGGCGTGTGTTCAGGctaaatatgaattcaaattGTAAATGTCCTCAAGTGGACTCACTCTGTCCTAGAGGGTCTGTGTGGCTTTTCCTCCTCAGGTCTCTTGTGGAGGAGGCGACGGAGGAGGTTGACGTACTCGGGTTCAATTTGCGAGGAGCAGGAACTGGAGGTTTGAAGAGGGAACGTTTCTTCAGCTCTatgggaaacaaaaacaaacccaacACTAAGCATCGAATACAGTCATGCAGCAGATAAAAGGAGTGTTGTGAAATAGAGCGATAAGAAGAAGGGACATACCTTGCAGAGCGACATGTCGAtccttcttcacctccactgTTTGAACAGAGACGTGCGTTAGCCACAGCCATGGAAAAAATGGAGTCATACCAGTTTATGTTTGCAAGACAGAAAAATCCAGAAGATGACTGGCAGAGTTAAACTCACACTCAACTGGCGACGGTGCTCGTTCAGGAGCTGGTACTTTTAAAGcaactgcaaaacaaaacatttatttataattaattacTTATTATAGGATTGATATCAAACATAATAAGGTAAACAACTAGTGCACTGGTTGTAGGTGTTTTTTGAAATTGAGCATTAACAGAACAGTATATTCAGTAAAATACAGGTTAACATGAAGTACTTTAGTTATGCATGTGCTGTGGCTCCTGGGGATGGaaatatctgtgtgtctgttgatcCACCATGTTGCCTCAACCTCAACCACTGCACGACGTGTGGTGAGATGTCTCAAACAGGCATCTCATTCTTATTGTTTGCTCAAATAAAGTCCACAGCGGAACAAAACCTCTTTAGAGGAATTTGTTCCTGCG
Coding sequences within:
- the fsd1 gene encoding fibronectin type III and SPRY domain-containing protein 1, with translation MGDQKESLFKITHTLAMKNEEISNFICTLKQNLDNLEANSNRVQDDMQSEFTALHSALDEMKETMLTRIKQERASRTYELQSQLSACSKALESSEELLELANQTLCSSETDGFTQAAKDIKDSVTMAPAFRLSLKAKASDNMSHLMVDFSQEREMLQGLKFLPVPATPEIQVSECQVCDNTVTVAWTLQEPDTKIDHYILEHRRTNHEGPPRIKEDYPWMVVEGIRELEHTLTGLRFDTRYMTFRVRACNKAVAGEFSEPVTLETHAFTFKLDSGSAHQNLKIEDLSVEWDSGGGKIQDIRKEKNRTNSPMHSPARSALMSPKRAPTARPGRDRFTAESYTVLADTMIDAGQQYWEVRFDKESKAFAVGVALRTLGRFDQLGKSNASWCIHLNNWLQQSLTAKHNNKARTLDCPIPSKIGVYVNYEEGALSFYNAKTKQLMHTFKTKFTQPVIPAFMVWNGSFSVVTGLQVPSMVQSGQRRNSGTSSSNASLT